Proteins encoded within one genomic window of Deinococcus grandis:
- a CDS encoding fimbrial biogenesis chaperone, protein MRKQVLAVLVVVAALVGVGGAAAAGFVLSPVTMAVNPAESLSTFTTVTNAEEKPVEFTAEVMLWTQKDGKEVLTPARDALVSPMRFKVAPGKSQVVRIALRSTPKVPSVTYRLVLRQELQPEAAPEGRSSVTPRYVFSLPVFVEKLEARPALSVTAQRLDGRVQLVFRNAGSGYAVLRQMQVTAGERRADLGNQYVLPGSTMVVPLPAELSGVPSLVLTGQDADQKVTRVNVNVP, encoded by the coding sequence ATGAGGAAACAGGTGTTGGCGGTGCTGGTGGTCGTGGCGGCCCTGGTTGGGGTCGGGGGGGCCGCAGCGGCGGGGTTCGTGCTCAGTCCGGTGACGATGGCGGTAAATCCTGCCGAGTCGCTCTCGACGTTCACGACGGTCACGAACGCCGAGGAGAAACCGGTGGAGTTCACGGCGGAGGTCATGCTGTGGACGCAGAAGGACGGCAAGGAGGTGCTGACTCCCGCGCGGGACGCGCTGGTCAGTCCCATGCGGTTCAAGGTGGCGCCCGGGAAGTCGCAGGTGGTGCGGATCGCGTTGCGGAGCACGCCGAAAGTGCCGTCCGTGACGTACCGCCTGGTGCTGCGTCAGGAACTGCAGCCCGAGGCGGCGCCCGAGGGCCGGTCGAGCGTGACGCCGCGGTACGTGTTCAGCCTGCCGGTGTTCGTGGAGAAGCTGGAGGCGCGTCCGGCGCTGAGCGTGACGGCGCAGCGCCTGGACGGCCGGGTGCAGCTGGTGTTCCGGAATGCGGGTTCGGGGTACGCGGTGTTGCGGCAGATGCAGGTGACGGCCGGGGAGCGCCGCGCGGATCTGGGGAATCAGTACGTACTGCCGGGCTCGACGATGGTGGTGCCGCTCCCGGCGGAACTCTCGGGCGTGCCGTCCCTGGTGCTGACCGGGCAGGATGCGGATCAGAAGGTCACGCGCGTGAACGTGAATGTCCCCTGA
- a CDS encoding N-acetylglucosamine-6-phosphate deacetylase produces MTSTEPTVLRGQLLLPGGLTPGALHVQGGRVTAVTPDPAAPTDRLILPGFVDTHVHGGGGGDTMDGREGLIRLARLHARCGTTTLLPTTITNPWGRVMDALHAVADLRRQGVPGGADLPGAHLEGPFISAQRLGAQPPFTLDPTPDRLDEILRLDVVRAVTLAPELPGATAAALRFARAGVRVGVGHTRADADTVSGLLAAVHASGGQAAATHLFNAMGGVEGRAPGPAGALMSDPLATLEIILDGVHVHDTAFRLACAAAPERVMLITDAMRAAGLGDGQSELGGQPVTVRGPLATLPDGTLAGSVLTMDAALRRAVAAGIPLPQASRMASLTPARSVGLHDRGELRVGLRADLVTLNAALEVQDVWVGGQRVHPAHVPGATHTPGTLSP; encoded by the coding sequence GTGACTTCCACCGAGCCCACCGTCCTGCGCGGCCAGCTGCTGCTGCCCGGCGGCCTCACCCCCGGCGCGCTGCACGTCCAGGGTGGGCGCGTCACTGCCGTCACGCCCGACCCGGCCGCCCCCACCGACCGGCTGATCCTGCCCGGCTTCGTGGACACGCACGTTCACGGCGGCGGCGGCGGCGACACCATGGACGGCCGCGAGGGCCTGATCCGCCTGGCGCGCCTGCACGCCCGCTGCGGCACGACCACGCTGCTGCCCACCACCATCACCAACCCCTGGGGGCGCGTCATGGACGCCCTGCACGCCGTCGCGGACCTGCGCCGGCAGGGCGTGCCGGGCGGCGCGGACCTGCCCGGCGCGCACCTGGAAGGGCCGTTCATCAGCGCCCAGCGGCTCGGCGCGCAGCCGCCGTTCACGCTGGACCCCACGCCCGACCGGCTGGACGAGATCCTGCGCCTGGACGTGGTGCGCGCCGTGACGCTCGCCCCGGAACTGCCCGGCGCGACCGCCGCCGCGCTGCGGTTCGCCCGTGCGGGCGTCCGCGTCGGGGTGGGCCACACCCGCGCCGACGCGGACACCGTCAGCGGCCTGCTGGCGGCCGTGCACGCCAGCGGCGGGCAGGCGGCCGCCACGCACCTGTTCAACGCGATGGGCGGCGTCGAGGGCCGCGCCCCCGGACCCGCAGGCGCCCTGATGAGCGACCCGCTGGCCACCCTGGAAATCATCCTGGACGGCGTTCACGTGCACGACACCGCCTTCCGGCTGGCCTGCGCCGCCGCGCCGGAGCGGGTCATGCTGATCACCGACGCCATGCGCGCCGCCGGTCTGGGCGACGGGCAGAGTGAACTGGGCGGCCAGCCGGTCACGGTCCGCGGCCCGCTCGCGACGCTGCCCGACGGAACGCTGGCCGGCAGCGTCCTGACCATGGACGCCGCGCTGCGCCGCGCGGTCGCCGCCGGAATTCCGCTGCCCCAGGCGAGCCGCATGGCCAGCCTGACTCCGGCCCGCTCGGTGGGCCTGCACGACCGCGGCGAACTGCGCGTGGGGCTCCGTGCCGACCTCGTGACCCTGAACGCCGCGCTGGAGGTGCAGGACGTGTGGGTGGGCGGGCAGCGCGTTCACCCCGCCCACGTGCCCGGCGCCACGCACACCCCTGGCACCCTCTCCCCCTGA
- a CDS encoding sensor domain-containing protein: MRDPDGTLRLMIGFGEDQTQDRSQAEQMNLLRTMVDTSVDPLLVLDARPGDQHLRVVYGNPAMLDLLRHHGLEQLPDLPMPQWPMAEGNTVNILAMLAQLTGLPAGSTYRDTLFLPEAQQWLEVHVSGILESDTCTHWAISLRDVTAQRQGELQQERVARAHRLALTGAPLSGTLCLLLQGADRFDVGWQLGLMIAGTPLRTVGALPDAVAVAAQHLDGETLRQHWQALDPDREGLPQTCPDLARSTSPLHAALSPAARALIEVPLYGRDGQLLGSLLATHTTPHAWTADLPATLRHLEPSAAMLLEQHLNQERLQRLAYRDPLTDLLSRAALSECAGAHLTAGEPLALGLLDLDRFRFLNDGFGHAVGDQLLRELAARLTAVAARHDLRGVARMGGDEFGLLAHPNQIGVLSADLRALFDEPFEANGTPLLLEGSLGWSVAPATAHDAQTLLQQADAALYGAKRAQQFSEVYAPAPPARIPSVTMESALRESLRDRHFRLAYQPQVHLATGQLVGAEALLRWTHPVLGPVTPDQFIPVAELAGLMPRLGEWVLRTACHEVTRFSNPHLSVSVNVSSRQLSDPTFSSRVRQALSDSGLRPQRLVLEVTESGLIDNPTRVREVLQELRDLGVRVSMDDFGTGYSSLFSLRSLPVDELKIDRAFVRDLGQDTQAARESLAIVMASVLMARALDIELLAEGVETPEQERALREAGCDLGQGWLYARALEPADFDAFEQTWPVRLLGDRPATPVPAVATLRD; the protein is encoded by the coding sequence GTGCGTGACCCGGACGGCACGCTACGCCTGATGATCGGCTTCGGCGAGGACCAGACCCAGGACCGCAGCCAGGCCGAACAGATGAACCTGCTGCGCACCATGGTGGACACCTCCGTCGATCCGCTGCTGGTGCTCGACGCCCGCCCGGGCGATCAGCACCTGCGGGTCGTGTACGGCAACCCCGCCATGCTCGACCTGCTGCGCCACCACGGTCTGGAACAGCTGCCCGACCTGCCCATGCCGCAGTGGCCCATGGCCGAGGGCAACACCGTGAACATCCTGGCCATGCTCGCGCAGCTCACCGGTCTGCCCGCCGGGAGCACCTACCGCGACACGCTGTTCCTGCCCGAAGCCCAGCAGTGGCTCGAAGTTCATGTCAGCGGCATCCTGGAGAGCGACACCTGCACGCACTGGGCCATCAGCCTGCGCGACGTGACCGCGCAGCGGCAGGGCGAACTGCAGCAGGAACGCGTCGCCCGCGCCCACCGCCTCGCCCTGACCGGCGCGCCGCTGTCCGGGACGCTGTGCCTGCTGCTGCAGGGTGCGGACCGCTTCGACGTCGGCTGGCAGCTGGGCCTCATGATCGCCGGGACGCCCCTGCGGACGGTCGGGGCCCTCCCGGACGCGGTCGCGGTCGCCGCGCAGCACCTGGACGGCGAGACCCTCCGGCAGCACTGGCAGGCGCTCGACCCGGACCGGGAGGGCCTGCCGCAGACCTGCCCGGACCTGGCGCGCAGCACGTCCCCGCTGCACGCCGCGCTGAGCCCCGCCGCCCGCGCGCTGATCGAGGTGCCCCTCTACGGCCGCGACGGTCAGCTGCTCGGCTCCCTGCTGGCCACGCACACCACTCCGCACGCCTGGACCGCCGATCTGCCCGCGACCCTGCGCCACCTCGAACCGTCCGCCGCGATGCTGCTCGAACAGCACCTCAACCAGGAGCGGTTGCAGCGCCTCGCGTACCGCGATCCCCTCACGGACCTGCTCAGCCGCGCCGCGCTGAGCGAGTGCGCCGGGGCGCACCTGACCGCCGGGGAGCCGCTGGCGCTGGGCCTGCTGGATCTCGACCGCTTCCGGTTCCTGAACGACGGGTTCGGGCACGCCGTCGGCGACCAGCTGCTGCGGGAACTCGCCGCGCGCCTCACGGCCGTGGCCGCCCGGCACGACCTGCGCGGCGTGGCCCGCATGGGCGGCGACGAGTTCGGCCTGCTCGCCCACCCCAACCAGATCGGCGTGCTCAGCGCGGACCTGCGCGCCCTGTTCGACGAGCCCTTCGAGGCGAACGGCACGCCCCTGCTGCTGGAAGGCTCGCTGGGCTGGAGTGTCGCCCCTGCCACCGCGCACGACGCGCAGACGCTGCTGCAACAGGCCGACGCCGCGCTGTACGGCGCCAAACGCGCCCAGCAGTTCAGCGAGGTGTACGCCCCCGCCCCCCCGGCCCGCATTCCGTCCGTCACGATGGAAAGCGCGCTGCGTGAAAGCCTGCGCGACCGGCACTTCCGGTTGGCCTACCAGCCGCAGGTGCACCTCGCCACCGGGCAGCTCGTCGGCGCCGAGGCGCTGCTGCGCTGGACGCACCCGGTCCTCGGGCCGGTCACGCCCGACCAGTTCATTCCGGTCGCGGAACTCGCCGGGCTGATGCCCCGCCTGGGCGAGTGGGTGCTGCGCACCGCCTGCCATGAAGTGACGCGCTTCAGCAACCCGCACCTGAGCGTCAGCGTGAACGTCTCCAGCCGTCAGCTGAGCGACCCGACCTTCAGTAGCCGCGTCCGGCAGGCCCTGTCAGACAGCGGCCTGCGCCCGCAGCGGCTGGTGCTGGAAGTCACCGAGAGCGGCCTTATCGACAACCCCACCCGCGTGCGCGAGGTCCTGCAGGAACTGCGTGACCTGGGCGTGCGCGTCAGCATGGACGACTTCGGCACCGGGTACTCCTCACTGTTCAGCCTGCGCTCCCTGCCGGTGGACGAACTGAAGATCGACCGGGCGTTCGTGCGGGACCTGGGGCAGGACACGCAGGCCGCGCGCGAGAGCCTGGCGATCGTGATGGCCAGCGTCCTGATGGCCCGCGCGCTGGACATCGAACTGCTCGCCGAGGGCGTCGAGACCCCCGAACAGGAACGGGCGCTGCGCGAGGCCGGCTGCGACCTGGGCCAGGGCTGGCTGTACGCCCGGGCCCTCGAGCCGGCCGACTTCGACGCCTTCGAGCAGACCTGGCCCGTGCGGCTGCTCGGCGACCGCCCCGCCACCCCCGTCCCGGCCGTTGCCACCCTGCGCGACTGA
- a CDS encoding PAS domain-containing protein, which translates to MSPSPAPLADPGAPIGVLLLGADHTVLAASAGLTDLLGLPLPPGERAPHGLLDHPPGTPLPAQVTLRGPRGSVVCHATALGAADPVTLLLAEHDLARTILDPLPLDVAVLDDQGRYVYVNPAAIQSADVRRTIIGLTDREHVTRRGHPTDRAEVREQHFAQARASSECVSFTETFPTPSGPLTLRRTLPARA; encoded by the coding sequence ATGTCACCCTCACCGGCCCCCCTCGCGGACCCCGGTGCTCCCATCGGCGTCCTGCTGCTCGGCGCGGACCACACCGTCCTGGCGGCCAGTGCCGGACTGACCGACCTGCTCGGCCTGCCCCTCCCCCCGGGCGAACGCGCCCCGCACGGGCTGCTGGACCACCCCCCCGGGACGCCCCTGCCCGCACAGGTCACGCTGCGCGGTCCGCGGGGCAGCGTGGTCTGCCACGCCACTGCACTCGGCGCGGCGGACCCCGTCACGCTGCTGCTGGCCGAACACGACCTCGCCCGGACCATCCTCGATCCGCTGCCGCTGGACGTCGCCGTGCTCGACGACCAGGGCCGCTACGTGTACGTGAACCCGGCCGCCATCCAGAGCGCGGACGTGCGCCGCACCATCATCGGCCTGACCGACCGCGAGCACGTCACGCGGCGCGGCCACCCCACCGACCGGGCCGAGGTCCGCGAGCAGCACTTCGCGCAGGCGCGCGCCAGCAGCGAGTGCGTCTCGTTCACCGAGACCTTTCCCACCCCCAGCGGCCCCCTCACGCTGCGCCGGACCCTACCTGCCCGTGCGTGA